Proteins encoded within one genomic window of Pectobacterium araliae:
- the ptsI gene encoding phosphoenolpyruvate-protein phosphotransferase PtsI yields the protein MISGILVSPGIAFGKALLLKEDEILINRKKISADQVEQETERFLTGRSKASAQLEAIKKKAGETLGAEKEAIFEGHIMLLEDEEFEQEIIALIKEEHASADAAAFSVIENQAKALEELDDEYLKERAADMRDIGKRLLRNILNMPIVDLGDIQDEVILVATDLTPSETAQLNLDKVLGFITDLGGRTSHTSIMARSLELPAIVGTTNVTQQVKNGDYLIIDAVNNQIYQNPTADKIEELKAVQQQYHAEKYELAKLKDLPAITLDGHQVEVCANIGTVRDVAGAERNGAEGVGLYRTEFLFMDRDSLPTEEEQFQAYKAVAEAVGAQAVIVRTMDIGGDKDLPYMNLPKEENPFLGWRAIRICLDRKEILHAQLRAILRASKFGKLRIMFPMIISVEEVRELKAELEMLKAQLREEGKAFDESIEVGVMVETPAAAAIAPHLAKEVDFFSIGTNDLTQYTLAVDRGNELISHLYNPMSPAVLTLIKQVIDASHAEGKWTGMCGELAGDERATLLLLGMGLDEFSMSAISIPSIKKIIRNANYEDAKALAEQALAQPTAQELSNLVSRFIKEKTLC from the coding sequence ATGATTTCAGGCATATTAGTATCACCGGGTATTGCTTTTGGTAAGGCACTGCTACTGAAAGAAGATGAAATTCTCATCAACCGGAAAAAAATCTCTGCGGATCAGGTGGAACAGGAAACTGAACGTTTTCTGACTGGTCGTTCCAAAGCATCCGCACAGTTGGAAGCGATCAAGAAGAAAGCAGGCGAGACGCTAGGCGCAGAGAAAGAAGCCATCTTCGAAGGCCACATCATGTTGCTGGAAGATGAAGAGTTCGAGCAGGAAATCATAGCCCTGATTAAAGAGGAACATGCTTCCGCCGATGCCGCTGCGTTTTCCGTTATCGAAAACCAGGCCAAAGCGCTGGAAGAGCTTGATGATGAATATCTGAAAGAACGCGCTGCGGACATGCGTGATATCGGGAAGCGTTTGCTACGCAACATTCTCAATATGCCTATCGTCGATCTGGGCGATATTCAGGATGAAGTTATTCTGGTTGCAACGGATCTGACACCGTCAGAAACCGCACAGTTGAATCTGGATAAAGTGTTGGGCTTCATTACCGATCTCGGTGGCCGTACGTCTCACACGTCCATTATGGCGCGTTCTTTGGAACTGCCTGCGATCGTCGGTACGACCAACGTGACCCAGCAGGTCAAAAACGGCGACTATCTGATTATCGATGCGGTAAACAACCAGATCTATCAGAATCCGACTGCGGATAAAATTGAAGAATTAAAAGCCGTTCAGCAGCAATACCACGCTGAAAAGTATGAGCTGGCCAAGCTGAAAGACCTGCCAGCCATCACGCTGGACGGTCATCAGGTTGAAGTCTGTGCCAACATCGGCACCGTGCGTGATGTCGCGGGTGCAGAACGTAACGGCGCAGAAGGTGTCGGCCTGTATCGTACTGAATTTCTGTTCATGGATCGTGATTCACTACCGACCGAAGAAGAACAGTTCCAGGCGTATAAAGCCGTTGCGGAAGCCGTGGGTGCTCAGGCTGTTATCGTCCGTACCATGGATATCGGTGGCGACAAAGATCTGCCTTACATGAACCTGCCGAAGGAAGAGAACCCGTTCCTTGGCTGGCGTGCTATCCGTATCTGTCTGGATCGTAAAGAAATTCTGCATGCCCAACTGCGTGCCATTCTGCGCGCATCAAAATTTGGCAAGCTGCGTATCATGTTCCCGATGATCATCTCCGTGGAAGAAGTTCGTGAGCTGAAAGCCGAACTGGAGATGCTGAAAGCGCAGTTGAGAGAAGAAGGTAAAGCCTTCGACGAAAGCATTGAAGTCGGTGTGATGGTTGAAACCCCTGCCGCCGCTGCCATCGCGCCACATTTAGCCAAAGAAGTCGACTTCTTTAGTATTGGGACAAATGACTTAACCCAGTATACTCTAGCTGTTGATCGCGGTAATGAGCTGATTTCTCATCTCTATAATCCGATGTCCCCTGCCGTCCTGACCCTGATCAAACAGGTTATTGACGCGTCTCATGCCGAAGGCAAGTGGACAGGGATGTGTGGTGAGCTCGCCGGTGACGAACGTGCTACACTACTGTTATTGGGAATGGGTCTGGACGAATTCAGCATGAGTGCGATCTCTATCCCGAGCATCAAGAAAATCATCCGTAATGCGAATTACGAAGATGCGAAGGCGCTGGCGGAGCAAGCATTAGCCCAACCGACAGCACAAGAGTTAAGCAATCTGGTGAGCCGCTTTATTAAAGAAAAAACGCTCTGCTGA
- the crr gene encoding PTS glucose transporter subunit IIA — translation MGLFDKLKSLVSDDKKDTGSIEIIAPLSGEIVNIEDVPDVVFAEKIVGDGIAIKPTGNKIVAPVDGTIGKIFETNHAFSIESDSGIELFVHFGIDTVELKGEGFKRIAEEGQRVKKGDLVIEFDLALLEEKAKSTLTPVVISNMDEIKELTKLSGTVVVGETPVIRIKK, via the coding sequence ATGGGTTTGTTCGATAAATTGAAATCTCTGGTTTCTGACGATAAAAAAGACACTGGCAGCATCGAAATCATTGCCCCGCTGTCAGGTGAAATCGTCAATATTGAAGATGTTCCTGATGTCGTATTTGCAGAGAAAATCGTCGGTGACGGTATTGCCATCAAGCCAACTGGCAATAAGATTGTCGCACCGGTAGACGGCACCATCGGCAAAATTTTTGAAACCAACCATGCGTTTTCCATCGAGTCTGACAGCGGCATTGAGCTGTTTGTACACTTTGGTATTGATACCGTTGAATTGAAAGGCGAAGGCTTCAAGCGTATCGCCGAAGAAGGCCAGCGCGTGAAGAAAGGCGATCTCGTTATCGAGTTTGACCTGGCTCTGCTGGAAGAAAAAGCGAAGTCTACTCTGACACCAGTGGTTATTTCCAACATGGACGAAATCAAGGAATTGACCAAACTGAGTGGTACGGTTGTTGTCGGTGAAACACCGGTTATCCGTATCAAAAAGTAA
- a CDS encoding efflux RND transporter periplasmic adaptor subunit: MQSRFFTRRRTTIALGLIAAAVLIHLFFSRPSPVPNAITTAAEIADLEQTVLADGKIEAQKQVSVGAQASGQIKALHVELGDKVKKGQLIAEIDDLTQQDTLKNGEAALKNVQAQRAAKVAELRNNELSWQRQQMLMKRSVGVQADYDSAKATLDATRANIDALDAQIVQAQITVNTAKVNLGYTQIRSPMDGTVVAIPVEAGQTVNAIQTTPTIAKVANLDTMTIKVKISEADVVKVKTGMPVWFSILGEPNKRYEATLSSIEPAPDSINTDSTMTSSSTSSSSSSSSTAIYYNGQFDVQNTDGVLRISMTAQVNILLSSVKNAIVVPATALTLRNGMWYVQVVNANKKVESRLVTLGLNDNVRTQIRSGLSVGEQVVVSPSPGDVSPTHPGPPTGM; the protein is encoded by the coding sequence ATGCAATCACGATTTTTTACACGACGCCGTACGACGATCGCGCTTGGTCTTATCGCCGCTGCCGTGCTTATTCATCTGTTTTTCAGCAGGCCATCGCCCGTACCAAACGCGATCACCACTGCCGCCGAGATCGCGGATCTCGAACAAACGGTGCTCGCCGATGGAAAAATTGAGGCGCAGAAGCAGGTCAGCGTCGGTGCTCAAGCCTCGGGGCAAATCAAAGCGCTGCACGTCGAACTGGGCGATAAGGTGAAAAAAGGGCAATTGATCGCCGAGATTGATGACCTCACCCAGCAGGACACATTAAAGAATGGTGAAGCAGCACTGAAAAACGTTCAGGCGCAGCGGGCTGCTAAAGTGGCAGAATTACGCAATAACGAATTAAGCTGGCAACGTCAGCAGATGCTGATGAAGCGGAGTGTGGGCGTACAGGCCGATTACGATAGTGCGAAGGCAACGCTCGATGCCACCAGAGCCAATATCGACGCGCTAGATGCCCAAATCGTTCAGGCGCAGATCACCGTTAATACTGCCAAAGTGAATCTGGGATATACCCAAATTCGCTCGCCGATGGATGGCACAGTGGTGGCGATTCCCGTAGAAGCAGGCCAAACGGTGAATGCGATCCAGACGACACCGACCATTGCCAAAGTCGCCAATTTAGACACCATGACCATCAAGGTAAAAATCTCAGAAGCCGACGTCGTTAAGGTGAAAACCGGCATGCCAGTCTGGTTCAGTATTCTGGGTGAACCAAATAAACGGTATGAAGCTACGCTGAGCTCGATTGAGCCCGCGCCAGACTCCATCAACACAGACTCGACCATGACGTCATCTAGTACAAGCAGTTCCAGTTCCTCATCCAGCACCGCAATTTATTATAACGGTCAGTTCGATGTGCAAAATACTGATGGCGTATTGCGTATTTCCATGACGGCACAGGTCAATATTTTGCTGTCTTCGGTGAAAAATGCCATCGTCGTCCCGGCGACGGCGTTAACCTTGCGCAACGGCATGTGGTACGTACAGGTTGTTAATGCGAACAAGAAGGTTGAATCGCGTCTAGTGACGCTTGGCCTCAATGATAACGTGCGCACGCAGATCCGTTCAGGGCTCAGCGTCGGGGAGCAGGTCGTTGTCAGCCCCTCACCCGGCGATGTAAGCCCCACGCATCCCGGCCCACCGACGGGGATGTAA
- the cysW gene encoding sulfate/thiosulfate ABC transporter permease CysW, with the protein MAEIPTVTPRRQSHLVRQERNGARAALIALGVILSLIMLVIPLVSIFAAALSHGLGGVWRNLSDPDMLHAIGLTLLVVAIVVPVNLVFGTLLAWLLTRFQFPGRQLLLTLIDIPFAVSPVVAGLLYLLFYSTNGPVGGWLDEQGLQLMFAWPGIVLVTIFVTCPFMVRELVPVMMSQGSQEEEAAVLLGASGWQVFYRVTLPNIRWALLYGVVLTNARAIGEFGAVSVVSGSIRGETYTLPLQVELLHQDYNSVGAFTAAALLTVMAILTLFIKSALQWRVKRQMAQGREQNPPEKAVN; encoded by the coding sequence ATGGCAGAGATTCCTACCGTGACGCCGCGGCGTCAATCTCATCTTGTTCGGCAGGAACGTAACGGGGCGAGAGCCGCGCTGATTGCGTTGGGCGTGATATTATCGCTCATCATGCTGGTCATCCCCTTAGTGTCAATTTTTGCCGCTGCGCTGTCGCACGGGTTGGGGGGCGTCTGGCGTAACCTGAGCGATCCTGACATGCTGCATGCCATTGGCCTCACGCTGCTGGTGGTCGCGATTGTCGTGCCGGTGAATCTGGTGTTTGGCACGCTGCTGGCGTGGCTGCTCACGCGCTTTCAGTTTCCGGGGCGACAACTGTTGCTTACGTTGATCGACATTCCTTTTGCTGTTTCTCCGGTGGTGGCAGGTTTGCTCTATCTGCTCTTTTACAGCACCAACGGCCCGGTTGGCGGCTGGCTGGATGAACAAGGGTTACAGCTGATGTTTGCCTGGCCGGGGATTGTGCTGGTGACGATATTCGTGACCTGCCCGTTTATGGTCAGGGAGCTGGTTCCGGTGATGATGAGTCAGGGGAGCCAGGAAGAAGAAGCGGCGGTGTTGCTCGGTGCGTCAGGCTGGCAGGTGTTCTATCGGGTGACGCTACCGAATATTCGCTGGGCGCTGCTGTATGGCGTGGTGCTAACCAATGCCAGAGCGATTGGTGAGTTTGGCGCGGTGTCTGTGGTGTCGGGCTCGATTCGCGGTGAAACCTACACGCTGCCGCTACAGGTCGAATTGTTGCATCAGGATTATAACAGCGTGGGGGCGTTTACCGCTGCGGCGTTGTTAACCGTGATGGCGATACTGACGCTGTTCATCAAAAGCGCTTTGCAGTGGCGGGTAAAACGGCAAATGGCGCAAGGGCGGGAACAGAATCCGCCTGAAAAAGCAGTAAATTGA
- the cysM gene encoding cysteine synthase CysM produces the protein MTTLEHCIGNTPLVKLQRLTQGLNSEIWLKLEGNNPAGSVKDRAALSMIQQAENRGDIAPGDRLIEATSGNTGIALAMIAAVKGYRLRLLMPDNMSYERQTAMRAYGAELVLVNRKLGMEGARDRAKQMVLAGEGKTLDQFNNPDNSLAHFLTTGPEIWQQTAGKLTHFISSMGTTGTISGVSRYLKQQNPAICTVGLQPAEGSHIPGIRRWTPDYMPGIFRADLVDRILDMTQIDAENTLRQLARQEGIFCGVSSGGAVAGALQIAAENPGSVIVAIACDRGDRYLSTGVFD, from the coding sequence GTGACAACGCTTGAGCATTGTATTGGTAATACCCCTCTGGTGAAATTGCAGCGCCTGACGCAGGGGTTGAACAGTGAAATCTGGTTGAAGCTGGAAGGAAATAACCCAGCCGGATCGGTAAAAGATCGGGCTGCACTCTCGATGATCCAGCAGGCAGAGAATCGTGGAGATATCGCGCCCGGAGATCGGTTGATCGAGGCGACCAGCGGGAATACCGGTATTGCACTGGCGATGATCGCGGCGGTAAAAGGCTATCGGTTACGTCTGCTGATGCCAGACAATATGAGTTATGAACGCCAGACCGCGATGCGCGCGTATGGTGCAGAGCTGGTATTGGTGAATCGTAAGCTGGGGATGGAAGGGGCGCGGGATCGGGCGAAGCAGATGGTGTTGGCGGGAGAGGGTAAAACGCTCGATCAGTTCAATAACCCAGACAACTCGCTGGCACATTTTCTCACGACGGGCCCAGAAATCTGGCAACAGACGGCGGGTAAGCTGACCCATTTCATTTCCAGCATGGGGACAACCGGCACGATCTCTGGCGTCAGCCGCTATTTGAAGCAGCAGAATCCCGCCATCTGCACGGTAGGGTTACAGCCGGCTGAAGGCAGCCACATTCCCGGCATTCGCCGCTGGACGCCGGACTATATGCCGGGCATCTTCCGCGCCGATCTGGTCGATCGTATTCTGGATATGACGCAGATCGATGCCGAAAATACGCTGCGGCAGTTGGCGCGTCAGGAAGGCATTTTCTGCGGCGTCAGTTCCGGCGGGGCGGTGGCTGGCGCACTGCAGATTGCGGCAGAAAACCCCGGCAGTGTGATTGTGGCGATTGCCTGCGATCGCGGCGACCGCTATCTGTCCACCGGGGTATTTGACTGA
- the cysK gene encoding cysteine synthase A yields MSKIYEDNSFTIGHTPLVRLNRIGNGRILAKVESRNPSFSVKCRIGSNLIWDAEKRGVLKPGIELVEPTSGNTGIALAYVAAARGYKLTLTMPETMSIERRKLLKALGANLVLTEGAKGMKGAIAKAEEIVASDPQRYLLLQQFSNPANPEIHEKTTGPEIWEDTDGQVDVFISGVGTGGTLTGVSRYIKNTKGKAIISVAVEPTDSPVITQALAGEELKPGPHKIQGIGAGFIPGNLDLKLIDRVEKVTNEEAISTARRLMEEEGILAGISSGAAVAAALNLLKEKEFEGKTIVVILPSSGERYLSTALFADLFTEQELQQ; encoded by the coding sequence ATGAGCAAGATCTACGAAGACAATTCTTTCACAATCGGCCATACGCCGCTGGTTCGCCTGAACCGTATCGGCAACGGACGCATTCTGGCTAAAGTGGAATCCCGCAACCCTAGCTTTAGCGTAAAGTGCCGTATCGGCTCCAACCTGATTTGGGATGCTGAAAAGCGTGGCGTTCTCAAACCGGGTATTGAACTGGTTGAACCTACCAGCGGAAACACAGGGATTGCCCTAGCTTACGTCGCAGCCGCTCGCGGTTACAAACTCACGCTCACCATGCCGGAAACCATGAGCATTGAGCGCCGTAAACTACTGAAAGCGCTGGGTGCTAATCTGGTGTTGACCGAAGGCGCAAAAGGCATGAAAGGCGCCATCGCCAAAGCAGAAGAGATTGTCGCCAGCGATCCGCAGCGTTATCTGCTACTACAGCAGTTCAGCAACCCCGCTAACCCAGAAATTCACGAGAAAACCACCGGCCCTGAAATTTGGGAAGATACCGATGGTCAGGTTGATGTCTTTATCTCTGGCGTCGGTACTGGCGGTACGCTGACGGGTGTCAGCCGCTACATCAAGAACACCAAAGGCAAGGCCATCATCAGCGTAGCGGTTGAACCTACCGACTCACCAGTAATCACTCAGGCGCTGGCAGGCGAAGAGCTGAAACCAGGTCCGCACAAGATTCAGGGCATCGGTGCAGGCTTCATTCCCGGCAACCTGGATCTGAAACTGATTGATCGCGTAGAGAAAGTCACGAATGAAGAAGCCATCAGCACCGCACGCCGTTTGATGGAAGAAGAAGGCATTCTGGCTGGTATTTCTTCTGGCGCAGCCGTTGCTGCCGCACTGAATTTGCTCAAAGAGAAAGAGTTTGAAGGCAAAACTATCGTCGTTATTCTGCCTTCTTCTGGCGAACGCTACCTCAGTACCGCACTCTTTGCTGACCTGTTCACCGAGCAAGAACTGCAACAATAG
- the ptsH gene encoding phosphocarrier protein Hpr → MFQQEVTITAPNGLHTRPAAQFVKEAKGFASDITVTSNGKSASAKSLFKLQTLGLTQGTVVTIAAEGEDEQKAVEHLVKLMAELE, encoded by the coding sequence ATGTTCCAGCAAGAAGTGACTATCACCGCACCGAATGGCCTGCACACTCGTCCCGCTGCCCAGTTCGTCAAAGAAGCCAAAGGCTTCGCTTCAGACATCACCGTGACGTCCAACGGCAAGAGCGCCAGCGCCAAGAGCTTATTTAAATTACAAACGCTCGGCTTAACCCAAGGAACTGTGGTTACTATCGCTGCGGAAGGCGAAGACGAACAAAAAGCGGTTGAACACCTGGTCAAACTGATGGCTGAGCTCGAGTAA
- the zipA gene encoding cell division protein ZipA — protein sequence MMQDLRLILIVVGAIAIIALLLHGLWTSRKERSSLFRDRPVKRVKKARDEAPLDDLDEGVGEVRVKGARPQQNEPSFGSASFDHDAPDNASSHHYSAREDAHSEAKSPFENLSPVSSYDPLLGETLPVDSPRAQGRDETDPQSVSPRESSVSEPNVGAPREPFAYDATPQQPATHSLHEKVQPAQPPQPAEPVEPAAAKEAVLVLHVVAHQGGVIGGELLLQTLLQAGFQFGEMNIFHRHVNPAGAGPVLFSLANMVKPGSFNVDAMSEFSTPGVSIFMMVPSYGDASQNFKLMLQSAQRIADDVGGVVQDDERRMMTPQKVESYKARIRDVLKANA from the coding sequence ATGATGCAGGACTTGCGTCTGATATTAATCGTTGTTGGCGCGATCGCTATAATAGCGCTGTTACTTCACGGCTTGTGGACTAGCCGTAAAGAGCGTTCGTCCCTTTTTCGTGACCGCCCGGTTAAACGAGTAAAAAAAGCGCGCGATGAAGCGCCGCTTGACGACTTGGATGAAGGCGTTGGCGAAGTCCGCGTGAAGGGCGCTCGGCCTCAGCAAAATGAGCCTTCATTTGGCAGCGCGTCGTTTGATCACGATGCGCCTGATAACGCGTCATCTCATCACTACAGTGCACGCGAAGATGCTCATTCAGAGGCGAAATCGCCGTTTGAAAATCTGTCTCCCGTTTCGTCTTATGACCCTTTACTGGGCGAAACGCTGCCAGTGGATTCTCCACGTGCACAGGGGCGTGATGAGACGGACCCGCAGAGTGTTTCTCCCAGAGAGTCCTCTGTTTCTGAGCCCAACGTTGGCGCTCCACGTGAACCCTTTGCGTATGATGCAACACCACAGCAGCCTGCAACGCATTCACTGCATGAGAAAGTGCAGCCCGCGCAGCCTCCGCAACCCGCAGAGCCGGTTGAACCTGCCGCGGCAAAAGAAGCCGTTCTGGTACTGCATGTAGTGGCGCATCAGGGCGGTGTGATTGGCGGTGAACTGCTGTTACAAACCCTGCTTCAGGCCGGTTTCCAGTTTGGTGAAATGAACATTTTCCATCGCCACGTGAATCCCGCTGGCGCAGGGCCTGTGTTATTCAGTCTGGCAAATATGGTTAAACCTGGCTCGTTTAATGTGGATGCGATGTCCGAATTTTCGACGCCCGGCGTGTCCATTTTCATGATGGTGCCGTCTTATGGCGATGCCAGTCAAAACTTTAAGCTGATGCTACAGTCTGCGCAGCGTATCGCTGACGATGTGGGCGGCGTGGTGCAGGATGATGAACGTCGTATGATGACGCCGCAGAAAGTTGAATCCTATAAAGCCCGTATTCGCGATGTGCTGAAAGCTAACGCCTGA
- a CDS encoding MacB family efflux pump subunit, which translates to MSTSLLKLTGITRRFSNGEQDVTVLKDINLTINQGEMVAIVGASGSGKSTLMNILGCLDKPSAGDYQVAGRAVGELDNDQLAELRREHFGFIFQRYHLLGDLTALGNVEVPAIYAGKSRLTRRQRAADLLTKLGLENRLHYRPSQLSGGQQQRVSIARALMNSGGIILADEPTGALDTHSGNEVLSILRDLHKQGNTVVIVTHDMTIAEHAQRIIELRDGEVIADRQTRPEDATAPLPEIASPTASALNQFKDRFIDAFKMALLAMNAQRMRTFLTMLGIIIGIASVVSVVALGKGSQEQVLADINSMGTSTLEIFPGKDFGDMDASAIQTLRASDIQPLTQQPYVHSVTPSISTSVTMRYGNIAVSASVSGVGEQFFTVRGYTLQRGVLFPRSSVDQLTQDAVIDKNTLNKLFPHGEDPIGQVILLGSLPVRIIGVVSKNQGGFGSDENLNVWVPYTTVMKRMVGLSYLRSITVRVKDNIDMNIAEKNITTLLTQRHGTKDFFIMNTDNIRQMIEKTTTTLALLVSMIALISLLVGGIGVMNIMLVSVTERTREIGVRMAVGARTSDIMQQFLIEAVLVCLLGGIVGVGLSLGIGVLFAQFSSNFAMVYSSASIIAAFLCSSLIGIIFGFFPARRAARMEPIHALERE; encoded by the coding sequence ATGTCCACATCGTTGCTTAAACTGACTGGCATCACCCGGCGCTTTTCCAACGGCGAACAGGACGTTACCGTTCTTAAAGACATTAATCTGACCATCAATCAGGGAGAAATGGTGGCGATTGTCGGTGCGTCAGGATCGGGAAAATCCACGCTGATGAATATTCTCGGCTGCCTGGATAAACCGTCCGCCGGTGATTATCAGGTGGCAGGACGCGCCGTTGGCGAACTGGATAACGACCAGTTAGCCGAGCTGCGCCGCGAACACTTCGGCTTTATTTTCCAGCGCTATCACCTACTCGGTGACCTGACGGCACTCGGAAATGTCGAAGTCCCCGCGATTTATGCAGGGAAGAGCAGACTGACGCGCCGTCAGCGGGCGGCAGACCTGCTGACCAAGCTCGGGTTGGAAAATCGCCTCCACTATCGACCCAGCCAGCTTTCCGGCGGCCAGCAGCAGCGTGTGAGTATCGCACGGGCACTGATGAACAGCGGCGGCATTATTCTAGCGGATGAGCCAACTGGCGCGCTGGACACCCATAGCGGCAACGAAGTCCTGAGCATACTCCGCGACCTGCACAAACAGGGCAACACGGTCGTGATCGTCACGCACGATATGACGATCGCCGAACACGCGCAGCGCATTATCGAACTACGCGATGGCGAAGTGATAGCCGATCGACAAACGCGCCCCGAGGACGCCACAGCGCCACTACCTGAAATCGCGTCTCCTACCGCCTCTGCCCTAAATCAGTTTAAAGATCGCTTTATTGACGCCTTTAAAATGGCGCTGCTGGCGATGAACGCCCAGCGGATGCGCACCTTTCTGACCATGCTCGGCATTATCATCGGTATCGCATCAGTCGTTTCGGTGGTCGCGTTGGGAAAAGGTTCACAGGAGCAGGTGCTGGCCGATATCAATTCGATGGGCACCAGCACGCTGGAAATTTTCCCCGGTAAAGACTTCGGTGACATGGATGCCAGCGCTATCCAGACGTTGCGCGCCAGCGATATTCAGCCACTGACGCAACAGCCCTACGTGCATAGCGTCACGCCCTCCATCTCCACCAGCGTCACCATGCGCTACGGCAACATTGCCGTTTCCGCCAGCGTGTCCGGCGTAGGCGAGCAGTTCTTCACCGTGCGTGGCTACACCCTGCAACGTGGCGTGCTTTTCCCGCGTAGCAGCGTCGATCAGCTGACCCAGGATGCGGTGATTGACAAAAATACGCTTAACAAGCTCTTTCCCCACGGCGAAGATCCGATTGGGCAAGTGATTCTGCTGGGCTCGCTGCCCGTGCGGATTATCGGCGTCGTCAGCAAGAATCAGGGTGGCTTCGGCAGCGATGAAAACCTGAACGTCTGGGTGCCGTACACCACGGTGATGAAGCGCATGGTCGGGCTGTCCTACCTGAGAAGCATTACGGTGCGGGTAAAAGACAATATTGATATGAACATCGCCGAGAAGAACATCACCACGCTGCTGACGCAGCGGCACGGTACGAAAGACTTCTTTATCATGAACACCGACAACATCCGCCAGATGATCGAGAAAACCACCACCACGCTCGCACTGCTGGTGTCGATGATCGCCCTGATTTCGCTGCTGGTTGGCGGTATCGGCGTGATGAACATCATGTTGGTATCCGTCACAGAACGAACCCGAGAGATCGGCGTTCGTATGGCAGTTGGCGCACGCACCAGCGACATCATGCAGCAGTTTCTGATCGAAGCCGTGCTGGTTTGCCTGTTAGGCGGCATCGTGGGTGTCGGGCTGTCATTGGGGATCGGCGTACTGTTCGCACAGTTCAGCAGCAATTTCGCGATGGTCTATTCCAGCGCCTCGATTATTGCCGCGTTCCTGTGCTCCAGCCTGATAGGCATTATCTTCGGCTTCTTCCCCGCCCGGCGCGCAGCACGGATGGAACCGATTCACGCGCTGGAGCGGGAATAA
- the cysZ gene encoding sulfate transporter CysZ → MSSEKPPYGNTADHARSGIYYFFAGWRLISLSGIRRFVILPLLMNIVLMGSAFWWLFTRLNDWIPQFMSYIPSWLQWLSYLIWPLAVLSILLVFSYLFSTVANFIAAPFNGLLAEQLEAKLTGQTLPDSGILGIAKDVPRVMKREVQKLAYYLPRAIVLLLLYFIPGIGQTVAPLLWFLFSAWMLAIQYCDYPFDNHKVGFSTMRQALRRHNVANMQFGALVSLFTLVPFLNLVIMPVAVCGATQLWVDRYRDLSATLPRNAS, encoded by the coding sequence ATGTCTTCCGAAAAACCGCCTTATGGCAATACAGCAGACCACGCTCGCAGTGGTATATACTATTTTTTTGCCGGATGGCGCCTGATCTCACTGTCTGGTATTCGACGTTTCGTTATTCTTCCTTTGCTCATGAACATCGTGCTTATGGGCAGCGCTTTTTGGTGGCTTTTCACTCGGCTTAATGACTGGATTCCCCAGTTCATGAGCTACATACCGAGCTGGCTGCAATGGCTCAGCTACCTCATTTGGCCACTCGCTGTACTCTCCATATTGCTGGTGTTCAGCTACCTATTCAGCACGGTCGCCAATTTTATTGCCGCCCCGTTTAACGGTTTGTTGGCCGAGCAGTTGGAAGCAAAACTCACCGGCCAAACGCTGCCGGACAGCGGCATACTCGGCATCGCTAAAGACGTCCCGCGCGTCATGAAGCGTGAGGTTCAAAAGCTGGCATATTATCTACCACGCGCGATTGTGCTATTGCTTCTCTATTTCATCCCCGGTATTGGACAAACGGTCGCTCCGCTTCTGTGGTTCCTGTTCAGCGCGTGGATGCTGGCAATTCAGTACTGCGATTACCCTTTTGATAACCACAAAGTGGGGTTTTCCACGATGCGGCAGGCATTGCGCCGCCACAACGTCGCCAATATGCAGTTTGGCGCCTTGGTCAGCCTGTTTACACTGGTGCCTTTTTTGAATCTGGTCATCATGCCCGTCGCGGTATGCGGCGCAACGCAGCTGTGGGTGGATCGGTATCGCGATCTGTCCGCAACGCTGCCAAGAAATGCGTCATAA